One Novipirellula artificiosorum DNA segment encodes these proteins:
- a CDS encoding serine hydrolase has product MTSNNALRVNTSTRSILALFVVFFSFATASAADNWPRFRGPDGRGVAADNPALPSKWSKNENVAWVADVPGWGWASPVVWGDRVFVTTVVSDGEAREPNKGLYLGQGVREPSKGIHHWLVLCFDLKTGAELWRREAHRGQPTVPRHPKSTYAAETPTTDGERLYVLFGDVGLFCFSLTGELLWEQAIEPKKTFMDYGAAASPVVHEGQVFVVYDNLEGSWIAAFDAKTGEQNWRKQRDETRSWATPLVWKNELRTEIVVPGLKRNRSYSLSGELLWEFDGQMSSLVIPSPFSAHGMVYLASGYAGDSHRPTFAIKPGGEGNIAKQGEFADSPFIEWYQPKVSPYNTSQIVVDDFLYTVYDQGFITCHDAKTGKEVFGKRRFPKGASFTASPWSYNGKLFCLSEDGDTYVLSVGPEYELVETNSLDELCIACPAVSGDKLLIRTASKVYCLTEPVSAKASDAAFHEAKSLVERAVESGKAAGASHLVVRSGEVIHSHSAGVRDIETGEPLQGDTVVRIYSMTKPITSVAAMTLFEKGKYQLDDPVAKFIPAFSQATVWDSTAKMAIAPKRPMTVRDVFRHTTGYAYGGNGKEELERRYREAGLKYRPPAGMLPPDMSIKEAADRLATIPAHHHPGERFTYGFSSDLLGRLIEVWSGKSLDQYLEEAVLAPLEMNDTAFQVRPDAKARFGSCHTKVGGRLAILDKSTNSDFATGFKFLSGGGGLVSTSNDYAKFCEMLVSGGKRGEAKILKPDTLQLMYTDQLNEVQGDFRFGLGFAINDIEVGEGEQRRQVQEYSWGGYASTDFRLVPELNLFQVFIRQHIPSNHGVAAYAFRSIYTELHLTVD; this is encoded by the coding sequence ATGACATCGAATAACGCGCTAAGAGTGAATACCAGCACAAGATCGATACTCGCGCTTTTTGTAGTCTTTTTTTCTTTCGCGACTGCATCGGCAGCTGACAACTGGCCGCGATTCCGTGGACCTGACGGGCGTGGCGTCGCAGCGGACAATCCAGCACTTCCAAGTAAGTGGAGCAAGAACGAAAACGTAGCTTGGGTTGCGGATGTTCCCGGATGGGGATGGGCGTCACCAGTTGTTTGGGGCGACAGGGTGTTCGTGACCACGGTCGTATCCGACGGGGAAGCGCGTGAACCCAACAAGGGACTCTATCTTGGTCAAGGCGTACGAGAACCCTCTAAGGGAATTCATCACTGGCTCGTGCTCTGTTTTGATCTAAAAACCGGAGCGGAGCTTTGGCGACGCGAGGCCCATCGAGGCCAACCCACGGTGCCACGGCATCCGAAGAGCACCTATGCAGCTGAAACACCAACCACAGATGGAGAGCGCCTGTACGTCCTATTTGGCGATGTTGGCTTGTTTTGTTTTTCGCTCACGGGGGAGCTGCTTTGGGAGCAAGCGATCGAACCCAAGAAGACCTTCATGGACTACGGTGCTGCAGCGTCACCTGTCGTGCATGAGGGACAGGTCTTTGTTGTCTATGACAATCTTGAAGGATCCTGGATCGCCGCGTTCGATGCCAAGACGGGCGAACAGAATTGGCGAAAGCAGCGGGATGAAACGCGATCTTGGGCAACGCCCTTGGTATGGAAAAACGAACTTCGTACAGAGATCGTTGTTCCCGGACTCAAACGCAATCGCAGCTATTCCCTCAGCGGTGAATTGCTATGGGAATTCGACGGTCAAATGTCGTCCCTGGTGATCCCGTCGCCTTTCTCAGCCCATGGAATGGTCTACCTTGCATCGGGATACGCCGGGGATAGCCATCGACCGACGTTTGCTATCAAGCCCGGCGGAGAAGGCAACATTGCCAAGCAAGGTGAGTTTGCCGATAGCCCGTTCATCGAGTGGTACCAGCCGAAAGTGTCTCCCTATAACACGAGTCAGATTGTCGTCGACGATTTCCTCTACACAGTCTACGACCAAGGCTTCATAACTTGTCATGATGCCAAGACTGGTAAAGAGGTATTTGGCAAACGCCGATTTCCCAAGGGAGCCTCGTTCACCGCATCCCCCTGGTCTTACAACGGAAAACTCTTTTGCTTGAGCGAGGATGGCGACACCTACGTGTTGAGCGTAGGCCCGGAGTATGAATTGGTCGAAACGAACTCGCTCGACGAGTTGTGTATCGCTTGCCCCGCAGTTTCCGGCGACAAACTTCTGATCCGAACTGCTTCCAAAGTCTATTGCCTCACGGAACCGGTGTCCGCGAAAGCGTCTGATGCCGCATTTCACGAAGCGAAGTCGCTTGTCGAGCGTGCAGTGGAATCCGGGAAAGCCGCGGGGGCAAGTCATCTGGTCGTTCGTAGTGGCGAGGTGATTCACTCGCACTCCGCTGGAGTCCGCGACATCGAGACGGGCGAACCACTGCAAGGTGACACCGTGGTGCGTATCTACTCGATGACCAAACCGATCACATCGGTTGCCGCGATGACGCTGTTTGAAAAAGGCAAGTATCAGCTGGATGATCCCGTTGCCAAATTCATTCCCGCTTTCAGTCAAGCAACGGTCTGGGACAGCACAGCGAAAATGGCGATCGCCCCCAAGCGACCGATGACCGTAAGAGATGTGTTTCGTCACACAACGGGCTATGCATACGGCGGCAATGGGAAAGAAGAGCTCGAAAGGCGTTATCGCGAGGCCGGTTTGAAATACCGGCCGCCGGCCGGCATGTTGCCTCCAGACATGTCGATTAAAGAAGCCGCAGATCGCCTAGCCACCATCCCTGCACACCATCATCCCGGTGAACGTTTTACCTATGGGTTCAGTTCCGATCTACTGGGACGTCTCATCGAGGTATGGTCAGGGAAATCATTGGATCAGTATCTCGAAGAGGCAGTTCTTGCGCCACTTGAAATGAATGACACAGCCTTTCAAGTACGGCCTGACGCGAAAGCCCGCTTCGGGAGTTGCCATACAAAGGTGGGCGGTCGATTAGCAATTCTGGACAAATCGACGAATAGCGATTTTGCGACCGGCTTCAAGTTTCTCTCTGGCGGCGGCGGTCTTGTTTCAACATCGAACGACTACGCCAAGTTCTGTGAGATGTTGGTCAGTGGTGGAAAACGAGGCGAAGCCAAGATCCTGAAACCTGATACTTTGCAGTTGATGTACACGGATCAGCTCAACGAAGTCCAAGGTGACTTTCGTTTCGGGCTAGGCTTTGCCATCAACGACATCGAAGTCGGCGAAGGAGAACAACGTCGCCAGGTGCAGGAATATTCCTGGGGCGGATACGCGAGCACCGACTTCCGACTTGTCCCAGAACTAAATCTGTTTCAGGTCTTTATTCGCCAGCACATTCCGTCCAACCACGGGGTTGCTGCATATGCGTTTCGTTCCATCTACACGGAGCTGCATTTGACTGTTGATTAG